TTTGGTAGATTCTGGCACCATTGCCAATTGGGTTCGCAGTGTTCTTGGTGCACTTAGCCACCATCCCAATCACAGGAACCGGTATTAACCCAGCTCGTAGTCTTGGTGCAGCCATCATTTTCAACAAGGACAAGGGCTGGGATGACCATGTAAGCCCCAATTCTTTCGCCATCTtcactattatttttttctaactaTGAATGATATACTTATCTACTTTGGGTCATGTTTTGCTGCAGTGGATTTTCTGGGTGGGTCCATTCATAGGAGCAGCACTAGCAGCACTCTACCACGTTGTTGTGATCAGAGCCATTCCTTTCAAgtcaaaatgatcaaaatcaaCGGTCCATATGATCATATGATctcaacaaaatgaaaaatttcacCCATGCACCCTTTCAGTTTGTGTATTTCCCATTTTATCCTTTTGTTTTTGCATGCCCTTTGTGATTTTGTATATGTAAGAATGtgtgtaatatatattatttacttcAATGGGGGGAGAGCCTTTGTGTcctttttttacttgtttttttttttaagctaAAAAAAGGAGAGGGTGTTGATTGCAAATATTGGACCCATTTGTAATTTGCATGGCTATGATTTGTGAAaacaaatatcattttcataataacaCCGACCAATACCTACTTTCAATGGCTATGACTTGGCATGATTTGTGTGTTTCTTGTATTATATTTGCTGCACTGAGGTGTGATAATGATATAATTATATGGTAATAATTGAGATAAGGAAAGGGACTGCTTtgctatattttttatataaaaatattgtcaCTATTTTCTTGGTTAAGATTGTTAATAGTCATATCAATTTTATAAGTAAATCAAATCATTATATCAAATACATTTGTTCTTAAAAGTGATAATCACTTGAACAAACTGCATTTTTcacataattttcatttttattaatttggtatttaaatttttaaaatattatgcaAATTGCCCCAAAACATTAAcagtattatattttatgagaggcataaataattaatgtatGACCAATATGTGACAGATGATGTGAAATTTAATGGTAAAAATGATTACATTTGTTTGGAGTTTCTTTTGTTTAGCTAAAAGCACGCTTAAAATTTACTTTTCGTAGGGGTTAAGATTATTTTGATGGTTAATGACACGGACGCTCAAAATACATTTCATAGAGTCACCCCACCTAAGCATGTTGAtacaagaaaaattattaagtaGGTCTTTCTTACCACGTCAACCATGTTCCCatccaattatttaatgtcacataaaaatatttttcgttgGTACAATGTACTAGTGTACCTAAACCCCAATAGTAACTCGGCATGTGGTGTCTTGGAATTAAGGGAACTCATGTATAAAAGCTAAGGCCCTAACTAGCATAACTAGAGAGGCAAGCAACCTAACACTAAAAACCTATTTGCCAAAATCCTCACCTCTGACTTGAAGGATGTGATTGGTTGGATGGAAAAATGGAAGGTCGGGAGGATGAAGtggaaaagtgaaaagaaaataaattttaagtgtgCAGAgtaagaggaaagaaaatagaaaagatgaTCATTTtccaaattagaaaaatgaaaggagagaaaataagaaagatgtgaatgttagttcaaaattatgcatttttcgaatcttttatttttttttctaactctACCAAGCAAcggaaagaaagaaatttttcctaccaagcacaccaattgaaagaaaatttatgcTTTTCATCCTTTTAGCTTTCTACCACTTCAATTTTCCATCCTTCTAAGTTTCTTTTTACCCTACCAAGTAAAGCCTGAGCTAAATACATCCAACCGCCATACGACTCTTCTGTCGATCCCGTGAACCGTTTTGAACCACTGTAGCCTCCTCTGTGCATAAACAAGTGTGATAATATTTCAATGGTAGTATgatacatattatttttttcaaggaaattttatttataaataagagTTCTTATTTCaaacatattcaaacataaCTGATAAAAAGTATTACATGAGACACTAAAATATGATAtcaaatgtataaatatattatcttaaaataaaatataatttttggaagaaaaaaaaccatGTCTATAATTTTGGTccaatcaatttgattaaaaatatattaaaaataaaaaattcaataaaaataataaatccgATTCAATTGGGTTTTTAGCCGGTTCAACTAATCAGTACCGATTTCTGATTTAATGGATTCTGTTGGGAAAGCTGCTGCTACTCGTTCCATGTCCTGTTATAACAAAATTGTTTCTCTACTTGAGTCATCGACTTAGGCTTTGAATAGGTTTTGTTTGTGTTGAGTTCAATCCATTTGAATATGACATATTTGACAAAACTAGAAGCATGGGTTGACTAGGGTGCTAAGACTTCCAACCCAACCGCTTGAAATGATTGGATAAGtatgaaagttttattattaaaatgctattttttagataaatattagatttattcAAGAGAATTTCTAAACAGTTGGAAGATAGATTTATGAAGACTTTATGTGATAAATACTCAAGataattaatatgataattttagGTTATAAATAGGAGTTTAAAGCCTATCAAAATGTTGTTGATTGACCACTTGAAAAGGCCTATAAATAGTCTGTTTTGTGCACATATTTAGGAGTGTCATTGTTGATAGCTATgaataagctcgtaaattatGGGATAATTTCAGGTTTTTGGGTGAGTGACTTGTGACAATTGAGAccttaattacttttttgtgTAATGATAAATTGGACTTAAGCTAATAAGTAATCTGGACGattgttgaataaaatcatGCACTAGGCAATACTATACAAATGTAGGAGCATTGTGTCTGAATTGCGTTAACAAATATCAGTTGTGTCGATTTTTTTCTGCTCTTAATTTTTATGCtgcctattttcattttaattatttttttaagttcaaaACCATTCTTCGAACCAATACTCCGATTACTTTCCAATTTGACCAGTTGGTTTAATCGGTTCAAACATCCTTGGCCCTGGTATAATAATGGGGATATTTGCATGGCATTGTTCTCCcacatgaaattaaattttcaaaagagtTGTGTGACAGCCATTGAATTGCTAAAGCTCAAAGGTGTTCCATATGTTGTTTAGCTTCTTGTGGTTGTCTTAAACTAGGGTTCATATTCTTCaaaagagaatatatatatatatatatatatatatatatattggatttcACTTAAATTGGAGCAATATATTACAAATTCTTACACACAAATACAaaggaaacaaacaaaagaaaaatggtgaaaataaacaaactgGAAGGGTGCATGAGtggaatttttcattttgttcagATCATATGGACCgttaattttgatcattttgattTGAAAGGAATGGCTCTGATCACAACAACATGGTAGAGTGCTGCTAGTGCTGCTCCTATGAATGGACCCACCCAGAAAATCCACTGCAGCAAAACATGACCCAAAGTAGATAAGTATATCATTCAtagttagaaaaaaataatagtgaAGATGGCGAAAGAATTGGGGCTTACATGGTCATCCCAGCCCTTGTCCTTGTTGAAAATAATGGCTGCACCGAGACTACGAGCTGGGTTAATACCGGTTCCAGTGATTGGGATGGTGGCTAAGTGCACCAAGAACACTGCGAACCCAATTGGCAATGGTGCCAGAATCTACCAAACACATGGTTATGGTTAAAAATCTCATATATGGTTTAGACAATCGAATGATTCAATTGAAGAAAATTGAACTTACAGGGACGTGAGAGTCTCTGGCACTGCGCTTGGCATCAGTGGCTGAGAACACAGTGTAAACAAGCACAAAGGTGCCAACAATTTCAGCACCAAGCCCATCTCCCTTGGTGTAGCCATGATTCACAGAGTTAGCTCCACCACCCAAAGCACCATACCTTGTCTTCCCCATGAACCCTTTAACCACACCAGCCCCACATATGGCTCCCAAGCACTGCATCACCATGTAGTATATTGCCCTTGTCAACGACAATTTCCTACCCAAGAACAGCCCAAATGTCACCGCTGGATTGATATGACCACCTACAACACCACCATAACTCATCAATACTAAACTTTTCTATCATTTTCTGGAGAAACAAACAAGGGATAAAGAAGATCATATAGTTACCTGAGATACCAGCAGTGCAGTAAACAAGAGCAAAGATCATACCACCAAAAGCCCAAGCAATCCCTTGAATCCCAACAGTTGTACACTTGGTTTTGTCCTTAACAACTCCCATCACAGTCAATACCGAGATATACAAGAAAAGGAAAGTAGCAACGAACTCAGCGATTCCAGCTCGGTAAAAAGACCATGAGGTCAACTCACTAGGCTCAAACAAGGGTGCTGGTGGTGGCTCAGTGTAATCCTTATCATCTTGGGACTGAGCTGCTGTCCCAATAGGCTGCCTCTCTGAGAACTTGTTAGCTCCCAATCTAACATCTTCTTCTTTCCCTTCCATTGATTTCCCTTCTGTTTTTTGCTCTTTACTACTGAAAAACAATGGAACCTGTGAGCTAAAGAAACTAAATTCTCTATGGCTTTTATGAGTTAATGGGGTATGTGTTTTATATACTATGTTTGGATGagtataaatgaataaattatttgttagaattcaatatttatatttaaatataatgaaTTATGACCGACCAATCGTTTTTGGGAAAATGACATGAAATAAACACAAttggaataattattattagtgAAGGACAATGGTGGGGTGGCTGCTGGGAGACCTTAGTTGGCTTAATTTTGGCCACAAATTTGTAAGCTGACGATGATCCCAGCCACCGCCCCATTGCCAGAACGAAGGGAGTGTAAATGATTGGATTAATGtttttgtgtttcaaaaatGGCGAAAGCTTAGTCAAAAATTGAATAACAGAATGCCAAGGTTTAATTCGATATAAATATTTTGGAAGAaagaattttttaagtaaaaatataatataagtaaaatataataataattacaagtACTGAGTAAGTAAATGTTGGAGTAACTTTAAAATagtaatgttttttaaattggaTTGATGGTTGAATAGATTTGATTATCGGTTCATCGATTTAATTGGTTTAACtggtttaattaaaaaattttaaaaaaatttgattcgCCCGATTCAACTATCGGTTCAATCGATTCATACTAATTTTCAATCTAAGCAATTCAAAACCACTTTTTAAACCAATCCGATTCAAACAAAACtgcaaaataaatcaaatcattataAGTTTACTACACACAGACAGACGAAGAACATTCAAACTAAAACTCACCGATAGGATAGGAGACTTATACATGCACAGTTATAGGTGATAGGACTTAAACCTGAATATTTAGGATTCAAGACCTCAGCCTTTTGCAACAGTGAGAAGATTTCattgacttaatttaatataaattggttttattttatcgAGAAAATATATGACAAATTGTAAGTGGAATTTTTAAACTCCAAATGAAAAGTCGAGATGATAATAAGtgtattataaattatagtaaaatattaaaaatataaataaaataaataagatatatGACAATTTTTAAATCTGAACTGAgtgtattaaatattaatctttattttattagtaatatatttttagagatttattattaatattataccTTACCCAAGACTAACACTTTctttaaaaaatccaaatattGAGATTATAGGGAAAATCTTGGCTTTATATGAGCCAATGATTTTCACCTAAaattggaaaaggaaaaatgcaGAAAAGTGAGAATCTGTAATCCAGGCTATATTgggaatttatttataattaatttcctTAACCTAATcttgtttgtttaaataattttgtcatCTAATGACTAATGTAACAGATTAATCAAATTCAGAATCTTTCAGCTTtcatcattatatatatatatatatataaaagctgGCAAAACCTTTAGGTTAGAGGCATCATTATTCtcattttatagtttatattcaAGTTTTGCAGTTAAGAGTGAAAagagaaaagttatttttattttaccgTTTATATTTAAGATTCATGATTAGGGTAGagagaggggctggaaggggcCCTGACCctcctaaaatataaattttaatttttagttttttaaattttatatatttttaagttgataaatagtaaaattacactttgccctgtcttttaaaaattgaaaagatatgagttattaaaatagtaaaattacattttaacccttaTTTGTGATTGCCTTTTTcaacaatattattttcaaagttcTCTACTTAAAAGTGCAACGCCCTTACCATTACAACCAACACTTATTGATTTGAACACTTTAGTTTTGAAAATGCCTAAGAAAATTAATGTCATAAATcatagttttgaaaatcaattcatatgtttgaatatatatatatatatatatatatatatttgaattttgaaaatatgtaagaaaattaatatcataactttcaaattcaatCCATATGTTTGAATACATGTatttgaattaatcaaattctaatatatgaaactttttaataaaaagaacatggtatattaaaaaatttaaaaactataaaacataaaaatattcaaaatttcttaaaattatagaaaataaaaatcataaaaattttaaaataaacaaaattttccaaagtttcaccaaaacataaaattactaagattttttaaaagttaaacatATGCTTcaagtccttgtatttttttgGATTTGAAATGTAGTCTCTCTACTTTTATTTCGAGCAATTCAATCATTATTTAAGTCTATTTTTGCacgattaaaattttaagttaaattcatTGGTTTGACATTTTAGGATAAACAAAATATTCatttggtagtcatgtaacaaaaaaatgaTATTGTAATGAATCTAAATTTAACAGAAGAATTTTTAACGATGTTAACAATTAGAGttgcattttataatttgaaaagtggagggactaaatttcaaatgtataacTATATTgtcttaaaagaaaatatgattttcgaaaaaaaaaagaatcatgtTCGCATTAATTATTATGTGTTAATGTAATGTCTACaattgttgtaacaccccttacccgagaccgttgccggaatcgagtacgagatgtcatccaatttaacttaccaattcggagcataaaaatttgcttttaaaattaaattcactgttcacagcAAAACCGTCTACCTGTAtaactgtcactaatttaattataactcgagttacagaactcaaaatttaaatccgtaaattttccctgaaactagactcatattactacttaccataaatttttcagaatttttgacttggccaattagtacagtttattcattaaagtatcccctgtttcacagctcgacagatctgacctctcggcactaaaaatcaattatctctttgtacagaatatatataaggttatcgtttttttattttgaaaatagactcactaataaatctacacatataaattatgacccataattctttctgtacaatttataatgatttttcaaagtcagaacaggggacttcaaaaaccattctgaccctatctcactaaaattaaaatatctcaaaatacagaatttctttgcctacaccgtttctttcatgtaaaaatagacttgataagctttaattccatatataattcactctctaattccatttctactatttatggtgatttttcacattcacgtcactgctgctgtcaaagaaactacttctttgaattagttaccatttacacatacataataccaaaacataatctttactaaccatttcaatagctaatcttagccatatcatttgaacatgctcaaaatgattaagactctatacatgccatagttcaaacattttgaaaagcacataataccgagatggctatgatagtgtgatacgagctccgacggtccactattcgatcaagttcaaatcactataaaacaaaggaaagaaagagatgtgtaagctataaatagcttagtaaggtacatgtaaacaataattactcatttaataattaacacttttaacatataactaatcaaaacatttcttagcaatttcaatcacttacacatgcacaatcttaccaattcacttgcatatacattttcacacttaacatttcatattcactttaattcattattaatcccgttgaacagttggaatatacacggatacgtagagatttagcacataagtgcaacactgatatgtagccgaagctaccactgttatgtagccgaagctaccactgaaatgtagccggcTACCATCGAAACGTAGCCAAGCTACCACCGATCAATAACACTAGAAATGTCCACgggctgctcacacaagtcgtcAGTGTTCGCAACACATGCTTGGATCACCCAAcaccgggactcactgtaacactgtaacatcgatctctagtgacatgtcacttgtatccacttctattcctaagttcaaccgaatttacacttaacactttattttcaacactttaacacttgaataattcatgaataattttccttccacattgaatattaattcacatatcaaatataattcacaatttataaaaatataactattatttacacgtaacttacctcggatgcaaaacgactattttttgtaatttagtcgataactttctcttttccccgatcacttccactatttcttctttcttgataattgagcttaggaagttcaagaaccctagctatggtgacatgaatttttttggcagcaaacgtctgattttaagaagatgaacacttgttttcatctttattttgtcttttattcaatttggacaaaaatgcccttaacccattacttagatatttttctagaaatacccttttgtgtccataacactaattcatggtctaattgccacataaacacttccaatttcacgcaataattcaattaagtcatttaatcactaattagacacactttgcatttttctcaatttagtcctaaaaattcaattaagcactaaagcattaaaattttctatccatattttcacgcaatatttcaatcaatcagtaactaataaaaatttataaaattaaactatttcacttcggatttgtggttacgaaaccactattccgattaggccttatttcgggctatcacaattGTGACATCATAATTGCAATTTGATACTATGGTTCCAACACAATAATAGGCGGAGCCATATTGCATGGTTCTTCGACATGAGTTTTGTTGAAAGAGAAAATATGGTAGAGGTAGATGTAGTGATTCACCCTATAGGCGGAGAGTTGCAAAGTAAAGATGGTGAAGCTGGGTATAGAGGAAGGAAGAACTGATGAAAGGAAGGCTTGGAGAAGAGGAGGAGAGATAATTTGGGAGCTTAAACCAAAAATGAGAAAGAGGTTCCCCATCATCGAGGAGTAAGAGGAGTATATGAATAGGTTGGCCCCCTTACCATGTGACGTGTTCTAATTGGTCGGCTTGCCATTCAATGGTTCCTTGTTAGGTTAGCAAGATGATCTGATGTTTTTAAGTTGCAAGGTGTGTGGATGATAAGTGATAGGTGGGTTGTTAGAGTAGTTAGGCTATCAGGGGTAGCTAACTTATGTACTCCTAACAACCTTGTGGAATAGTTCTATTGGCGAAGGATGAGGACATGGCGAACTAGGTCAGGCGACGGAGGTGGTGGTCTAATGGAGTTCAGTGCTATTCATCCTTTTGGCGAGGGAGTCAGTCGTGGAGAAGGAGGCCTTAACAAGGTATATGTAACAATTGTCCCTAGTCGAAAAAAATGTTGCAAAATGGCCTTCCTTGATACATGAATTCCTGTAAGGCAAATATTACTTACCCATTTTTGTGGGACATTTTCATCAATATAAGGTacaaatattcataattttcaaaattttagatttcaaaCTTTGTAACAGATGACTTAAGTGCTAACTTGATGATTAAGCGTGATCTAGGGAAGCACTATTTAAGACATTGCTTGAGTCGTGTGAATTTTTAGGATGATGATGAAATGTAGGACACAAGGCAATGCTTGTTTTGGTATTGCAATGGTTTCTTGAGAAATATGTGCACAATTGATGTATTTAGCAATAGTTTTTTGAGAAATGTGCATGAAATTTATGTATGTGACAAATGGAGGTTAGTTAGGTTCTTTTGGAAATAAGGTAGCAATTTTACCTTATTGGTTCTTCAATGCGAGTTTTTTTTCCACTTTCCTTCTTTGATTCTCTActttctttcttcattttcatgttGGGAGTTTTTGAGATTCTTTTCTTCATAGAGTGGTCAGCAATAATAGGTATAAGCATATTGTTAAGAAGAAAGGTAATAGGAAGAAGGGGTCAATTGACATATTTGTCAGTACTGACAATTTTGAGTGCACACAATGGAGGAGATGAGGGTGTTATTAAAATGTTATGGTTTGCAATTGGACAACTACCAATACGAATTTTTTATTCCAACCAAGGAGAAAACTTTGAGTATGGTGTTCGTGAAGGGTAAAGGTAAGCTAGCCTTTTTATACCATTATACATGTTTGAGGCTAGATTCCATCTTCCTTGCATTCCTTTTTTGTGAAGGTTTTGAGCTCTTATGGAATTGCATGGGGTAGTTAGTGGGGACCTTGTGGTAGGATCTTATAAcatatttcctttattgttaATGGTGAGGTGAATAACTTTTGGTGGGAGTGTTCTGGAAGATTTATATTGTGTCTCCCATTAATGGAAGGTATTAGATAGGGTTTGTATTCTTCATGGCACACAAGGGTTGTCAGGTCATGTTGGATAACACTAAGAGCAACATGCATCTAATGAAGGAAAAGTATATTATGAGAAaaagattgtatgaaactgtgattccatGTGATCCCTATCCCTTtccaataggagaatgacaaattagatttttcctcctaatttttagcatttttagttgaatttgaattttttcaaaaggaaaaatctgatttgtcattctcctagGAAAGGGATAGGGATGACGTGGAATCACAGTTTTATACAATCCCTTGCCGTATTTGTTAGTCCACCACTACTTTATTAGGAACTTTCATTTCCTTAAAAGGTGGATGTTACCACCAAGCGATATGTGTACAACGAACCCTACTCCACTCTCGAAAAATGCTTGTCAATGATACCTACGccttaaaaaaagttttttattaaaggttaaaaggACAATTGCCcttcataaattaatttggtgTTATTGTTTTGAAGAGAAGAGTTCTAACAAGTTTTGAAGAGTTAACTTATGTGCGGGCCTTCAAACAAGCGAAGGTTTTAATCATGTGGAGAAAGTTGGATGCATAGGGGCATTGATGTTGTTGGAAAGATTTTTCCGAGGTAGAAAAATAACTTGTAGATATGTTGGTCAAATATGTCCATTGCCCCTACCGAAAATGGGAGTGTAGGAGG
This genomic window from Gossypium raimondii isolate GPD5lz chromosome 10, ASM2569854v1, whole genome shotgun sequence contains:
- the LOC105777110 gene encoding probable aquaporin PIP-type 7a, whose amino-acid sequence is MEGKEEDVRLGANKFSERQPIGTAAQSQDDKDYTEPPPAPLFEPSELTSWSFYRAGIAEFVATFLFLYISVLTVMGVVKDKTKCTTVGIQGIAWAFGGMIFALVYCTAGISGGHINPAVTFGLFLGRKLSLTRAIYYMVMQCLGAICGAGVVKGFMGKTRYGALGGGANSVNHGYTKGDGLGAEIVGTFVLVYTVFSATDAKRSARDSHVPILAPLPIGFAVFLVHLATIPITGTGINPARSLGAAIIFNKDKGWDDHWIFWVGPFIGAALAALYHVVVIRAIPFKSK